In Thermanaerovibrio velox DSM 12556, the genomic stretch CGATGTGACTATCCGGCCGTGCTGGGACAGCTTTGTCAACAGCTCCTGCAGGAACTCCATGGAGGGTATGAGGGCCTCCATGTAGAAGTCGTTGGAGCCGGTCACGCTCCAGCAGCGGATGACCTCCGGCACCTCCTCCAGGGCCTTCATCACCACGTGGTCCGGGTTGTTGTACACCGACGACACCGCCAACATCACCCGGAACGAGTAACCCACCTTCCTGGGGTTCACCACCGCCCGATAACCCTCTATTATCCCCTCCTCCTCCATCCGCCTCACCCGCTCGATAACCGCCGGCGTGGAGAGCCCAACCCGGCGCCCCAGCTCCTTGTAGGATATCCGGCAGTTCTCCTGCAGAACCTCCAGTATCCTCCACCCCGTGGGGTCCAAAAGCTTGCTGCAGTCAGAGCTCATCCGGCAAGCCACCTCATAACATGCGTAAAGTATTTAATAAAACCACCTAATTTTATCACCTACGGGAGACCTTGCGGCTAAAACCCATCATTCCACAGAAAACCTGGGTTTGATAACCTGTGGCGCAAGTAAACCCAGGGGGAAGACCGGGGATGCAGAAGGGGGTTGAGCAAATGAACTTCTTGGACCTGATAAGCGTAATAGTTTGGGACTACATGTGGGGCATGCCGCTGGTGCTGACCATTCTGGGCACTGGGGTATATCTTACGTTCAAGACCGGGGGGTTTCAGTTCCTCGGTTTCCGTTCCGCCGGGGCTAACGCCGTCAAGGGCATGTTCAAGCCCGGGGAAGGGAAGGGCAAGGGGCTTCTGTCCTCCGCGGAGGCCATGAGCGCCGCCCTTGGCACCACCGTGGGGGTGGGGAACATAGGTGGTGTGGCCACCGCCATAGCCACCGGAGGCCCCGGGGCGGTATTTTGGATGTGGGTGGCCGCCACGGTGGGGATGATAATAAAGACCGCGGAGATAACCTTGGCGGTGCACTATCGGTCCACCGACGAGAAAGGCGGGACCTACGGGGGCCCCAACTACTACATGAAGAAGGGCATAGGGGATGAGATGGGGCTGAAAAAGGTCTTCAAGGCCCTGAGCGGCCTTTTCGCCTTCGGGTTCCTCACCTCCTACTTCATAAACATCCAGACCTACACGGTATCCGAGGCGGTTAGCAACACCTTCGGCATCCCCATGACATGGGTGGGCGTTGTTTATACGGTCTTGCTATACGGCATGATAAGCGGGGGGCGTCAAAGGGATAGGTCGGATAGCCTCGTGGCTGGTGCCCTTCATGTGCATATTCTACATATTGGGGGGAGGGCTCATCCTGCTGCGCTACCTGGATCAGCTGCCCAAGGCCCTGTACCTCATCGTGAGCTCCGCCTTCACCGGCAGCGCCGCGATGGGGGGCTTTGCGGGAGCGGCGGTGTCCCAGGCCATGAAGGTGGGCTTCGCCAGGTCCGTGTTCAGCAACGAGGCGGGTTGGGGCTCCGCCCCTATGATCCACTCCACCGCAAGGGTTGATCACCCGGTGAGACAAGGCCTCATGGGCATCTTCGAGGTCTTCGTGGACACCTTCATCATATGCACCGTGACCTGCCTGGTCATAGTGGTGACCGGCAAGTGGTCCAGCGGACTGGACGGGGCCACCCTCACCCTGTCGGCCTTCGAGACCGGCATAGGCCGGTACGGAAGGCTGGTGCTGGCCCTGGCGGTCTTCATCTTCGGCCTTACCACCTCCGGGGGGGTCTACGCCCAGATGGAGGTGGTGCTCCGGTACCTCCTGGGGAACTCTGCCTGGAAGGACCGGCTGCTCGGCTTCTACAAGTGGACCTACCCGATACCCAGCCTTCTAATGGTCTACGTGGCGGTGTGGTTCGGGCTCCCCGGGACGGTCGTATGGGTCTTCTCGGACGCCTCCACGGCGCTTCCCATCTTCGCCAACGTGGTGGCCCTGTGGCTCTTGGCCCCCAAGTTCCTATCCCTCCTGGAGGACTACCGGACAAGGTACATGAGGGCCCCCCAAGGGGAGACCCTAAAGCCCCTGGTACCGCCGTTCTACGACGAGCAGTCCGCGTGATCTGAGGGAAGGCCTGGTCATTTCAGCGTTTTAGAATAAGACAATAAAGGAGGATGAGATCCATGGAGTTCAGGAACGTGATAGTGCGTACCCCCGGCAGGTCCGTCACGGAGGGCATAACCTCCTGTCCGGAGCTTGGGAAACCGGATTACCCCCTCGCCCTGGAACAGCACCGGGAGTACGTGAGGGCCCTCGCGTCCTGCGGGGTCAACGTAACGGTGCTGGAGCCCCTGGAGGAGTATCCGGACTCCTGCTTCGTGGAGGACACGGCGGTGATAACCAGGAACTGCGCCATAATAACAAACCCCGGGGCCCCAAGCCGCAAGGGGGAAGTGGAATCCATGGCCCAGGTGCTCAAGGGCTTCTTCCCGGAGGACCGGATAGAGTTCATCCGATCCCCCGGCACCCTGGAGGGGGGGGACGTGATGATGGTGGGGGACCACTTTTACGTGGGCCTCTCCGCCAGGACGAACCAGGAGGGAATAGACCAGTTCCTATCCATACTTAGCCGCCACGGCCTCAGGGGGTCCGCGGTGCCCCTGCGGGAGGTGCTGCACCTCAAGACCGGGGTCAACTACATAGAGGACAACAACCTGCTGGTCTCCGGGGAGTTCGTGGACCGCCCCGAGTTCAAGGGCTTCAACCGGATAGTGGTCCCCCCAGAGGAGGCCTACGGGGCCAACTGCATTTGGGTCAACGGAACCGTGCTGGTCCCCAAGGGGTACCCCACCGTGGAGAGGGCAGTCCGGGACCTGGGCTACCGGGTCATCACGGTGGACACCTCGGAGTTCCGAAAGATAGACGGGGGCCTCTCCTGCCTGTCCCTACGGTTCTAGGATCTCCCGGGCCCC encodes the following:
- a CDS encoding Lrp/AsnC family transcriptional regulator, which translates into the protein MSSDCSKLLDPTGWRILEVLQENCRISYKELGRRVGLSTPAVIERVRRMEEEGIIEGYRAVVNPRKVGYSFRVMLAVSSVYNNPDHVVMKALEEVPEVIRCWSVTGSNDFYMEALIPSMEFLQELLTKLSQHGRIVTSIVLPVMGGSGRVTPPRERP
- a CDS encoding alanine:cation symporter family protein, producing the protein MCIFYILGGGLILLRYLDQLPKALYLIVSSAFTGSAAMGGFAGAAVSQAMKVGFARSVFSNEAGWGSAPMIHSTARVDHPVRQGLMGIFEVFVDTFIICTVTCLVIVVTGKWSSGLDGATLTLSAFETGIGRYGRLVLALAVFIFGLTTSGGVYAQMEVVLRYLLGNSAWKDRLLGFYKWTYPIPSLLMVYVAVWFGLPGTVVWVFSDASTALPIFANVVALWLLAPKFLSLLEDYRTRYMRAPQGETLKPLVPPFYDEQSA
- a CDS encoding dimethylarginine dimethylaminohydrolase family protein; protein product: MEFRNVIVRTPGRSVTEGITSCPELGKPDYPLALEQHREYVRALASCGVNVTVLEPLEEYPDSCFVEDTAVITRNCAIITNPGAPSRKGEVESMAQVLKGFFPEDRIEFIRSPGTLEGGDVMMVGDHFYVGLSARTNQEGIDQFLSILSRHGLRGSAVPLREVLHLKTGVNYIEDNNLLVSGEFVDRPEFKGFNRIVVPPEEAYGANCIWVNGTVLVPKGYPTVERAVRDLGYRVITVDTSEFRKIDGGLSCLSLRF